A window of Puntigrus tetrazona isolate hp1 chromosome 11, ASM1883169v1, whole genome shotgun sequence contains these coding sequences:
- the gnl3l gene encoding guanine nucleotide-binding protein-like 3-like protein, producing MSKAKQKRAKRLGFCGKKSKDGQQSHGGKKDPGLPNVRSFKEHSQRQAELRKQRLEEQQERQRLSREKELMKRRSLESFQKDIQLRQKEFEQREVQMQDLEKHVNFENENSRKAYCREFKKVIEAADVILEVLDARDPLGCRCPQVEQAVVQSGTNKKIVLVLNKIDLVSKEIVEKWIKYLRNEFPTVAFKSSTQQQNKNLKRSRVPVTQATQELLESSACVGADCLMKLLGNYCRNQDIKTAITVGVVGFPNVGKSSLINSLKRSRACNVGATPGVTKCLQEVHLDKHIKLLDCPGIVMATSTSDAAMILRNCVKIEQLVDPVPPVEAILRRCNKVQIIDHYGIPDFQTAHEFLALLARRQGKLRKGGLPDTDKAAKSVLMDWTGGRISYFTHPPETHTLPTHVSAEIVAEMGKAFDWDELEKGNLEALAECGTSDVQMGFCMATSGLTQGGQGVELMEDPSEDLEPQDTAESMDDDEDPEFGPMTVELKNPKSKSSSATEAVGPKPVDLKDILDVDPLLQGQALLAANKKRKKQQKRADKLGTKLSDSLTSALNFSFSDS from the exons ATGTCTAAAGCAA AACAAAAGCGAGCGAAACGTCTGGGTTTTTGCGGCAAAAAG TCCAAAGATGGACAGCAGTCTCATGGAGGAAAGAAGGATCCTGGCCTACCTAATGTGCGCAGCTTCAAAGAGCACAGTCAGAGACAAGCTGAACTCCGGAAACAGAGG TTGGAGGAGCAGCAGGAGAGGCAGAGGTTGTCTAGAGAAAAGGAATTGATGAAAAGGAGAAGTCTGGAAAGTTTTCAGAAAGACATTCAGTTGCGGCAAAAAGAGTTTGAACAGAGG GAAGTTCAAATGCAAGACTTGGAAAAGCATGTCAACTTTGAGAACGAGAACTCCAGAAAAGCGTACTGCAGGGAATTTAAAAAG GTAATAGAGGCAGCAGATGTTATTTTAGAGGTTCTGGATGCCAGAGACCCCTTAGGCTGCCGCTGCCCACAGGTTGAACAGGCTGTCGTCCAAAGTGGAACCAACAAGAAAATTGTCCTTGTTCTGAATAAAATTG ATTTGGTGTCCAAGGAAATTGTGGAGAAATGGATTAAGTATCTTCGTAATGAGTTTCCTACTGTGGCTTTTAAATCATCCACTCAGCAGCAGAACAAAAATTTG AAACGCAGTCGTGTGCCCGTGACCCAAGCTACTCAAGAACTGCTTGAGAGCAGTGCATGTGTCGGTGCAGATTGTTTAATGAAACTATTGGGAAACTATTGCCGTAACCAAGATATAAAAACTGCCATAACTGTAGGAGTGGTTG GTTTTCCGAATGTGGGCAAAAGCAGTTTAATTAACAGCTTGAAGCGTTCTCGGGCGTGTAATGTTGGAGCTACACCTGGAGTTACTAA GTGTTTACAGGAGGTCCATTTAGACAAACACATCAAACTTTTAGATTGCCCTGGTATTGTCATGGCAACCTCAACCAGTGATGCTGCCATGATCCTCCGGAACTGTGTCAAGATTGAACAGCTGGTGGACCCAGTTCCACCTGTTGAAGCCATATTGAGGCGCTGCAATAAAGTGCAG ATTATAGATCATTATGGAATTCCAGATTTCCAGACGGCACATGAGTTCCTGGCCTTACTTGCCCGTCGTCAAGGAAAGCTGAGGAAAGGAGGACTACCTGACACTGACAAAGCTGCCAAAAGTGTTCTTATGGATTGGACGGG GGGTCGTATTAGCTACTTCACACATCCTCCTGAAACGCACACACTGCCCACGCATGTCAGTGCTGAGATTGTAGCTGAGATGGGAAAAGCGTTTGACTGGGATGAACTAGAGAAGGGCAATCTGGAGGCACTTGCTG AATGTGGCACATCTGATGTACAGATGGGTTTCTGTATGGCTACATCGGGATTGACACAAGGAGGTCAAGGAGTAGAGCTAATGGAGGACCCATCAGAGGACCTTGAACCTCAAGACACGGCTGAATCAATGGATGACGATGAAGACCCAGAg tttggaCCAATGACTGTTGAGCTCAAAAATCCCAAGTCAAAAAGCAGTAGTGCAACCGAAGCTGTAGGCCCAAAGCCAGTGGACCTAAAAGACATCCTGGATGTTGACCCGCTCCTGCAAGGTCAGGCTCTCCTGGCTGccaacaaaaagagaaagaagcagCAAAAGAGAGCTG ATAAACTGGGCACCAAACTTTCAGATTCTCTTACGTCAGCTTTGAATTTCTCCTTCTCTGACAGCTGA
- the opn1sw2 gene encoding opsin-1, short-wave-sensitive 2 has product MKQVPEFHEDFYIPIALDINNLSAYSPFLVPQDHLGNPGVFMAMSVFMFFIFVGGASINILTILCTIQFKKLRSHLNYILVNLAVANLFVALFGSPLSFYSFFNRYFIWGATACKIEGFLATLGGMVSLWSLAVVAFERWLVICKPLGNFTFKTPHAIAGCILPWVSAMAASVPPLFGWSRYIPEGLQCSCGPDWYTTNNKYNNESYVMFLFCFCFAVPFGTIVFCYGQLLITLKLAAKAQADSASTQKAEREVTKMVVVMVFGFLVCWAPYATFSLWIVFHRGEAFDLRMATIPSCLSKSSTVYNPVIYVLMNKQFRSCMMKMVCGKNIEEDEASSSSQVTQVSSVAPEK; this is encoded by the exons ATGAAGCAAGTACCAGAGTTTCACGAAGACTTCTACATCCCCATCGCTTTAGATATTAACAACCTCTCAGCTTACAGCCCTTTTTTGGTCCCCCAGGACCACTTGGGAAACCCAGGCGTATTCATGGCCATGtctgtttttatgttctttattttcGTCGGAGGGGCTTCGATCAACATCCTTACCATTTTGTGCACAATTCAATTCAAGAAACTCAGATCTCACCTTAACTATATTCTTGTGAACCTTGCCGTTGCCAACCTGTTCGTGGCCCTCTTTGGTTCCCCGTTATCGTTCTACTCCTTCTTTAATAGGTACTTTATCTGGGGAGCGACGGCATGTAAAATCGAGGGCTTCCTTGCAACTCTTGGAG gaatggtgagtttgtggtctcTTGCTGTAGTGGCATTTGAGAGGTGGCTGGTCATTTGCAAACCCCTTGGGAACTTTACCTTCAAAACCCCTCATGCCATAGCTGGCTGCATACTTCCTTGGGTTAGTGCAATGGCAGCTTCAGTCCCTCCACTGTTTGGCTGGAGTCG GTACATACCTGAAGGTTTGCAGTGCTCCTGTGGACCTGACTGGTATACCACTAACAACAAATACAACAATGAATCCTACGTCATGTTCTTGTTCTGTTTCTGCTTTGCCGTTCCTTTCGGCACCATCGTGTTCTGTTATGGTCAGCTACTCATCACGCTCAAATTA GCAGCCAAAGCTCAAGCAGATTCAGCTTCGACCCAGAAGGCTGAGAGGGAGGTAACAAAgatggtggtggtgatggtgtTTGGCTTTTTGGTATGCTGGGCGCCATATGCTACCTTTTCTCTCTGGATAGTTTTCCACCGTGGAGAAGCATTTGATCTGAGAATGGCAACCATACCATCCTGCCTTTCCAAATCTTCTACAGTGTACAATCCTGTCATCTACGTCTTAATGAACAAACAG TTCCGTTCCTGTATGATGAAGATGGTCTGTGGCAAAAATATTGAGGAAGATGAGGCCTCTTCTTCATCTCAGGTCACCCAGGTCTCCTCTGTCGCACCGGAGAAATAA
- the LOC122354660 gene encoding red-sensitive opsin has product MAEQWGDAIFAARRRGDESTRETMFVYTNSNNTKDPFEGPNYHIAPRWVYNIATVWMFFVVFASTFTNGLVLVATAKFKKLHHPLNWILVNLAIADLGETLLASTISVINQIFGYFVLGHPMCIFEGYTVSVCGIAGLWSLTVISWERWVVVCKPFGNVKFDAKWASGGIIFSWVWAAFWCAPPIFGWSRYWPHGLKTSCGPDVFSGSEDPGVQSFMIVLMITCCIIPLAIIILCYIAVWLAIRAVAQQQKDSESTQKAEKEVSRMVVVMILAYCVCWGPYTFFACFAAANPGYAFHPLAAAMPAYFAKSATIYNPIIYVFMNRQFRVCIMQLFGKKVDDGSEVSTSKTEVSSVAPA; this is encoded by the exons ATGGCAGAGCAGTGGGGAGACGCAATCTTTGCAGCCAGGCGAAGAGGAGATGAATCGACGAGGGAAACAATGTTTGTATATACCAACAGCAATAACACCAAGG ATCCCTTTGAGGGACCCAACTACCACATTGCCCCTCGATGGGTGTACAACATAGCGACAGTATGGATGTTCTTTGTGGTCTTTGCCTCCACCTTCACCAATGGTCTGGTGCTGGTGGCCACGGCCAAATTTAAGAAGCTTCATCACCCTCTTAACTGGATTCTGGTGAACCTCGCTATAGCTGATCTAGGAGAAACTCTTTTGGCCAGTACCATCAGTGTCATCAACCAGATATTCGGCTATTTTGTCCTTGGACACCCCATGTGTATTTTTGAGGGCTACACCGTGTCTGTATGTG GTATCGCTGGTCTGTGGTCTTTGACTGTGATCTCTTGGGAAAGATGGGTGGTTGTCTGCAAACCATTTGGAAATGTCAAGTTTGATGCAAAATGGGCATCTGGTGGTATCATCTTCTCCTGGGTTTGGGCTGCTTTCTGGTGTGCACCCCCCATCTTTGGCTGGAGCAG ATACTGGCCTCACGGTCTAAAGACCTCCTGCGGGCCTGATGTCTTCAGTGGAAGCGAGGACCCTGGTGTCCAGTCCTTCATGATTGTCCTGATGATCACCTGCTGTATCATCCCTCTGGCCATTATCATTCTCTGCTACATTGCTGTGTGGTTGGCCATTCGTGCT GTAGCCCAGCAGCAGAAGGATTCTGAGTCCACACAGAAAGCAGAGAAGGAAGTGTCCAGAATGGTAGTTGTCATGATCCTGGCTTACTGTGTTTGCTGGGGACCTTACACATTCTTCGCCTGCTTTGCTGCTGCAAACCCAGGCTATGCCTTCCACCCACTGGCAGCAGCCATGCCTGCCTACTTTGCCAAGAGCGCCACCATCTACAACCCCATCATTTATGTGTTCATGAACCGACAG TTTCGTGTATGCATCATGCAGCTCTTTGGAAAGAAGGTGGATGATGGCTCTGAGGTGTCTACATCCAAGACAGAAGTGTCTTCTGTGGCTCCTGCATAA